The genomic window CTGTTTAATAGGGTTTTTCAAAGGATAAAGTAATTATCTAGGggattaatttgtttttttttcaattgacaTTGTGTATTTTGCTCGACTCCGACTGTCAAATCATGTTGATTTTGACGCAAAAGGTTCTGCTTATTTTCATTGAATatagttttttcttctttgattaTGGTAATCTTGGCATGATTATTTGAACGCAGATATCTAGGGCAATCTAGGGCATGTTTTGTTGACAATTAGAACCGGAATGAAAAATTGGATTTGAAATCACTATTTCATTTGTTTGTTTCGCAATTAAAATAAGAATTGCGAAGAGCTATTAATTTTTCACTTTGGAATGAGATTCTACTCTGGACTTCTAAGTTCGATGCCATTACACTACAGAGCTAAATATCGAATCAAATGGTAGGAAATGGAAGATAGTCACTCAAATTCTAATTCCAAGTACAAAACTTTTCCAACTAAACATGCAGTTAATTTCGATCTAAAAAATGATTTTAATTGCTTTTTCGAGATAAATTTATGAAGATGGAAAACACTGCCCGAATATATCAGAAGTTGTAATGAGACTTAATCACTAAGAAGAAATATTAGATATTCAATTAGGAAATAATACATCTGTTTGAACAATTATTAGAAACAACTCCTTAATTTGCATATCATACTTTGTCTCTTATATTGTAAATTAAGTAGTAAAGAAGTTCAAAAGTTGGTAATTTGTAATGGACCAGACACTCCAAtacttatttttgtttttcggcTACAATTGATCCTTCATTATTGCAACTCTACTTGTTTCTTCCTAACACTAATTAGACAGACAAATTCTAATTACAATTGGAATAAAACAATGTTGGTCATTAGTATCACACACGAAGTTTTCCTCTTCACTTTTCATATTCTCGATTTTTATTAGTTTGACGGTGAACATTCTGGATAATTTCTATGGCTTATTGCCTGTAATTTACTTTTGACTAAATTTATCACCATTCTCACTAAGACATCATGTTTTGCGGTTCGCAGTGTATATTAATTTAAGACAATTTTCTCTTGtctttgtttttctcttctttcttgaCTCTTTCTCGATGCTCTGacattttttattgaaaaatttatCTTCCTCATTTTGATGGGTTCTAGTTGCCACAGTCCGGTGGGTTTTGTCTTAAATCTATTTTGTTCATTTTGTTATAAGATTTTCTGCTTGATTTAGTTGTTTGGTGCTCCCATGAGAAAATGCCTTTTTGGTGTTTGAGGCAGCATAGTCATCAGCAATTTCTCAGAATAGCAATTACCATTCTATTATAAAGTTCATTGAATGAAATCCTATAAGTTACATATAGTTTGAACATGTAGCTTGAACATGTTCTTTATATGGAGGAGGCTCCCTTTCTGAAATttgctttcaaaattttttaagttaatCTTACATTCAATGTTCTAATCCAAAACCCAATTCATGGACACAGTCGCACAGTTGAATTCGGCCCCATAGCTAGAGGAGTTAATTATTATCATTGAGGATCACAATCCATTACTCTTCTCAAACTCTTTGCAGTGCAGATAAAATAGCTTATCCTTTTATCATGTTTGGATGTCGAAATgcattatttaaaaaaacttatttgtTATGAGACTTTATAATATGATGGTAATTGGGGggtttattttttgtttacttaagccccgtttggttcaggggataagcggggataacgaaagttatccccgctattctgCCAAACAGGGTCATTATTTACcaggatattttatcccggtcaaagcttgctattcccggttattccggaatagcaagctttttactattccaccattttagtggaatagtgctattccaatgtttaattttaaacttaattaaaattataaaatgaattaaaactaaattatataaatataatatattatatattataatacattatttttattataaaattattaattgtactatattaatacatattatttatatttaaatattgtaataaattttataataaattatatttaaatattataataaattaaaatttaaaatttgagattttaaattttaaattttaaattttaatttcaaaatttgaaatttaaaagttaaaattttaaattttaaaatataaatataaaatataaaaattcaatttctaatataaagaaagggataatattattatttttttatttataactacccactttaattcttatttcatcttttctaaccaaacgctatttttcttattcccagaaataaccaaattttcatctaaatgcaaaattgatctaatcccctcttatactttaatttatatttatccttggaatacccactttttgtttattcccgaaccaaatgaTACCTTAATCttgctttttataattttataagacaatatattttatttatgagataattgattttattttaaaaaataatttaaggactaaaaattatatttcattCTAAGCATTcctaataaatcaaaaaaatatatcgaATAAAAGATTTATGCATTGAAACAGGATCtaaatctccttttttttttctttttttttttttctgggcgAAAATGGAGTAATTATTAAGTCTTCATCTTTATTCCAACTGTACTGTACTAATTACTTGCCATTATTAGAACAAGTTTAAAGGAGGTTCATCGTGAACTCGACTCAATTAATTACGCTTAAAACCCACTTTCCATTTCGGGTAAATTACAGCTGGAGGAGGCGCGGGCGAAGAAGGCAAAATAGGCGCCAAAACCACCATTTCCTCGGCGGTCGCCGGAACCCACGGAGCGCCGACTCTCCGCGCTCCCTCGCCCTCCCGGCGCCGACTTCGCGAAGATCCGTACACAGAGGCGGAGCACCGGACTCAGATGGCCGGCATGTATATCCTCGACGATCACGATTCCCTTCTCCGCTCCCCCCACTGCGATCACGAAGCCGAGGCGACCACCCCCGTTTCCCTCGATCCCGTTCCCCGTCCCCGCCCCCTAGGGTTTCCGAGGCTCCTCTCCACCTcgacctctcctcctccgccccgccCGTGGCAGCGGAGGTACCTCGGCCAACAAGGGGGGAGCCGCTTCGGGCGGAGGGTGCTCGACGCGGCAGCGGTGGACGAGATACATGGGGAGACGACGGCGGAGCTCACTAaggggcgaggcggcgaggcggcgagcccCTCGTCGTCGGAgtcgaggaagaggaagaggaagagggatcTCGAGGAGATGGTGAGGTGGGTGAGGGACGTCGCCGCCAATCCCTGCGACGAGTCCAAGGTCGTGAAGGAGCGGAAGCGGCAGATCCTGGTGGCGCGGCGAGCTATGTTCGTGAAGGTGGAGGAGCTCACCGACGTGGAGGAGTTCCCTAACTTCTCTGGGGTAATGGTTTCGCGTACAAGCACTTGTGTTCTTCCCTTACCATGCTTTTCTTGCCCTACTAGAGGTTAAGGAAGGAATATGAGGTTTCCATGTAGTAATGCATGCAGTGTACTTGCCGATCCTATGCTTTGGCTGTATCTATTACTAACTCTGATGGAGCTCAGAACTAGGCAGAGAGAACAAAAGGGAATAATTAATAAGGTAAATAGGAAAATTGCAGATGACAACAAACCTGCATTGATCTGCAGTCTCGTATATTGGCCATGTTTTCTAGCTTCAGTGTAGTCCTAATGAAATGAGATAAAATGACAGTTGGAACAGCTTCAGCCAACCTTCTTTAGCTTTAGCTAACAAAAGTTACGAAACATTCCTCACTAAGTATTTGAGCAATTTAATAGTTATCATCATATAACAATTCAGGGAGTGTGTTCAGCTTGGAGCATGCATTTGATGCTGAGTTTCTGAAATTATTCAAATGGTCAGTATTCCTGTGAGTATTGATTCAGATATACTACTTTCACCCGTGTTGCTATTTTGGTCCGGACTGGATAACTGCCACCATGCTTTCTTCGTTATGATTTCTGCCTGTTCATtagcttctatttttttcttttttactctttttatgTTGGCACAGTGTTTTCTCTTAGGAAAGTACTGAATTCATTGGGCAAATGAATATGTACGTATGTGGAACAACAGGGTTCCAAGAGGAGACAAAAATCCAATAGTACAAAAGAGAGATAAGGGGAATTAgccaaggaaaaagaaagaaaagcaagAATAAAGCAATTAATCAAGAAAAAAGGGTTACAAGTATACATAAAAgactacaaaaaagaaaaaaaaaatgaagaagctCCAACTTTACCCAAAGAATAGCACAATCCGAACATGCTTATCtgttgaaaaaacaaaaaatccgCCGAAGTGTAAGCAAATTTTGCGGCCTCTTAATGTCACTCCATTCTTTCCACATCTGTTATTCAATTATGCTAACTGCTTTCAGGTCAGATTTCTTCTGCCTTAAAATTCTGTTGTTTCTTTCGACCCAGACTCTCAACCATATAGCACAGATTGGAGTTTCCCAACCTTATCTTAGATCTTTAGGGATGCTTTTTATCCTCCACTTTGTTGGCCGGATAAGAGGATCCCAACCTTGTCACAGATAGTTGGAACAGTGTTGTTTTCTCTTTTACATTaagctttttatattttaaaattatagatgaCCATTATCCATTATGGTGTTTACTAAGACTAGTTACAGAGACACAAACTTTGTTGATGGTGCATAACTTTAGTTTATATTCTGTGTTGGGGTAATTACCTTAGTGTTGAATCAAGCAAGTCAACTAGAAGAGAAAAGAACTATATGTATTCTGAATTTTGTAACACTAATGCTTAACTAAAACCGATAACCAGAAGGTGGTAGCTCGATTACTTTACAATGGGTTCATGTCTATTAATTAGCTTTAGCGGGGTGCATCGTCTTGAAAGCTAATGAGAGTACAAGATAATTTCCTTAATGGGTCTAGTAATTGGTCCTGAGTTAACTCCTTATATGCACGAAACCAGAGCTCATTCGTGATTTATCATTTATAAGTATTCTTTTGAGTTTTGAAAGCCTTTCCGCAAGAATCCTCTGGTTGAGATCCTCATCTAATGGTGTAAGTTCTATAAATTCAACgcagaaatttaaatttaaaattcgccTATTTTGAGTTGTGAGTTCCATGTTTGCTATTTCACGACACAATTGTTTTGGACATAACTGTATCAGCATTCTAATTCTATTTCATTTCTTTATGTTTTCGCCCACTGCAGGAAACTGTGTTGTTTGCTCCTGTGATCCTTTCATGCAGGGAAATTATTCCATTCTTTTAACCGTCGTTGAAGCTTTTGCCTTTACGTCCTTGATTACTTGTCTGCTCCAATTCTTCACCTAACTGGATAGTTTGATTTCTCCAGAAAAGGCAGAAAGCAAGCGGCTGGTCATTGGAAGAACAACACAAGAAACCACCACAGGTACCATTACGGAGATCCCAGAGAATACCTAAAATAGTTAAGATTGCATCCACTTACCTCGTGAAGAAAAAACTTGGAAGGGGTGAACAATTTCAGGCCGATATACTGGAGTGGAGAGGGCCCCCGTCAGAGAAAGACATTTCTGGGTACAAAGAAGATCCGAATACCTTGAAGTGGGTAGGCATGCGAGTCTGGCCAGTAGATGGAGCTGTAATAGAAACTAGTGTGGCAGAGACTGGAAAAGGAAGGCTGGATATGTGTGATTGCCCCTTTCCAAGATCCATGGCTTGTGTCAGATGTCATATAAGAACGGCAAGGAATCAACTCAAGTCTGAGTTGGGTCCAGCTTTCTCAAGTTTGGGTTTTGATAAGATGGGAGAAGAAGTTTCTAACTTGTTAACTCGTAACGAGCAGATGAGGTTTAATGCTCTTGAGCGACTGAATCCTTCGTCACTAGGAAAGACTTTTTGGGGCATTGTATCGAAGCATTTCAACTCAAAGAGCTTGACAGAATTGGTGAACTATTTCTTCAATGTTTACCTGCCGAGGCGAATGGGCAACCAGAGCAGATTGACTCCTTCAGAGGTTGAGAGTGATGACGATGATGAGGAGGAAGATGATGTTGAGGAACCCCAGGACGATGCAGACATGGGAAAATCTGTTGAGGCTTCAAGTTCTGGCTCTTCTCGAAGGTACTCAAGCTGGTATTCTGTTAGTATGTCTGTTATTCTACTTTCTGAAATACTTCTGTAACTATTTAATTGTGAGAAAagtgaaatgaataatttatcAGTTGGAAAGTAAGGAGGTTTGAAGTTCTAGGGTAAATATTCTCTGCCCATGTTCTAAATTCTTGAAATTTCTGTTCCAGGTCTCAAAAGGCAAGGAGGTCGTGAGATTCTGCTGTTGACTCAGGATATACTTCAGTAACAGGATCTCAGCATTACTTTAGCTTTCTAGACAGCCCTCTAGCAAGAGATTCTTCTCATTTGAATTTCATGACAGTAGAGTCTTAGTGGTTATGGGTCCAATTTTGCAGTACAGAAGGCTCATAATCCATGAGGCTCAGATCATTAGGTAGGGTGTTTTTTGGGAGCTAAAATCACCCCTAACAATTACATTGGAAGGATTATGAGGCTCAGATCATTAGTTAGGATGTTTTTCGGGAGCTAAATCACCCCCTAACAATTACATTGGAGGTAAGCGCCGGCAAGTGTTAAGGTGGAGAGTCATTTTTTCACTGTACAGGTGACCAAGAAACAAGACTGGTGGATGAGAGAAAGCTCATACTTGCTGTTATACTCTTTCTTGAGCAATTTTGTCAAAGTGTTGTTAGTTGGATTCTGTTTATTGCAATTGAAAACAACCTGGACAATTtctattaattttcttcttggACATTTTATGCGTCGCTGATGGAACCTTTCTGTTTTAAATGTGTTTCTGTTCATGTCATGCATGTATGGATGTATATGTCATGCATCATCAGGGTATTTGGCTGGGAAATAGCTTTCGCCGATGCTCCTGATTCTCTTTATGTTTTCGCTGTATTTGTGAATCTGGCACCGTCTTCTTAAGCAACCTTTATTTGGATCCAAGATACGAACCATCATGGACGGATGACCTGTTGACATTTTTTTAGGAGGGACGAAGTAGGGTATGTACAATCAGAGACAATTAACGCAGGGAAGCTCAGTTTTAATCAAACCATGTTGGCGCCATATGATGTGATTTGTCCGTTTGACTTAATCATCCCCATTTATCATTGTGCTTGGAGCTGCTAGACTTTGCTGAGGACAAATTTATAGCTTGTGTCTGTTTGTCTTCATGGAAACCTTCTATTTcagttcttatttttttaatcggTAATTCTTCATTGAAGTTACGTATATCAATTCAAGAAGGCGTAGAGCCACTATGCTTTCAAAAATATAAGGGAGTTGgtgctttcgactttttgattCTTAAATCAAGAATCGTAGGAAtcagaatgatagtggtcctccttagaataataatatgaaTTCAACATAAATGGTCAAAGGGATTTGATTCAAGGGTTAAAAAGATGGAAGCACcaatttccttatgctttcgaAAACATAGTAGCGTTGCTCATCAAAGAAGTATCCGCTTTTTCCAATTCAGGTTAACAAGAAATCTTTTTGaacttgttttatttgtttcatGTGTTTAAAAAGCTTTTATGTAAAAATATGGCTAATTTGAAACCAAATCAAACCCGTCATTGCGTGTCTTCAAGTGCATAACCACACTAGGCTCATCCAAAATTGTTTGATACCTTTATGTCATTCTTACCTGGTGGAACCTCTGCTCTCAGTTATTCTATTATTACAAATCCGAATTTCTTTCCAAGTCAGTTACGCAGTTTTGCATGTTAGAAGAGCTCTTTAGTCTTAGAATTAACTAGGAATTTAATCTTTCGCATTTCCACATTATGCATAGTTATATATCCTTCTCGTTTGGTGAGGCTCCAAACTAAGTCTAGTACATACTGTTTAATCTGCAAAAAATACATCAAGACTTTCTTTTGTCGTGATTGCGTTCGGTATGTTTTCTTCTACAGTTCTTTAATATTTTGGATTTCTCCAAATGTGATCTTTTATCATGTGATATTGTTTTGTTAAATAAAACTTTGGGCTAGGCTATATAACCTCACCCCCCAACTGTAGCTGATTAAGGAAACAGACCacttttcactcttttttttatctgaacCCTCGACTAGCATGATGATTGATTTTATGAGGTTTCTATAAGCGCTCAACAGTCTCAATACcaattttttgtataatttcGTATTACTGTCTTAAGTTGTGGCTAGCATTAGTTTTACTGCAGTTGTGATTAAAGTGCATATATAAAAAGTGTTCTACTAAGTTAGGACACTACTAATTAAGGAGAATTGTAATTAGCTGCGACTTAGCATCAGCGTTGTTAACAAGAGTTCACCAGCATGCAGTTATATTGAGTATTCGAGCCCTTCGAGGCAACACGTACGGATGCTTAGCCAGTCTCagccaaaaagaaaagcttacagcattatgtataatatatttttggttAGTTAAGGTGGtatctgttaaatataaaatcgtTTTCTAAccgtttaaatttttagagtacaacgattgttttaCAGTATCATTATTACTATCCTAGTTGCTTGCATTGCATGATCCTTTGTTCTCCATTTTCTTTAACCAAATAAGGACAAAGTGGTCCACAGTGAAACAGTTAAACATATCATAGCTCTTGACTTTTGAGACTAATACAAGGGCTACATCATAGCAAATTAGCTCCTACCatctgaaccaaacgcaccGCGCGCGTTTTTTTCTGCAAGAAACAAAAGTAAGCATCATGCTTAGATGTAAAGCCATGATCATAGGATCATCCACAAGGTTTTAGATGTAAAGCCATGATCATAGGATCATCCACAAGGTTTTTGAGTTGCGGAGTGAAAGAAGTAAAAGACACCTCTTTTACTTTGACAGTGACTCCCCACATTCGTTTTTACTGCATGTTTTTGCGGAGGTAAATACTATACTAATCTAGTTTACCCGCTTCTCCATCAGAGGGggtgaaaatatttattttttttgttttttttttttttttaaagaagcaATAAAAGTAGTTGATGCTCTCTGCTTTTCCCCACTTCGAATACCTTTGAATTCCATGCAAATCCCATCCAACTTTATGAccaaaaactctctctctctctctctctctctctctctctataaagtATAAAAGTATAGGGGCCCCTTTTGAGAACTCCAAGGCATGTTCTGAATAATGCAGTACCCATCCACAGCAATTTGTAGTGCCAGGCCAAAGATTTAAGATCTCCTTTGGAATATTGTAAATCCCTAAGAAGGTTAAGCCTTGGAACTGTCCCTTTTCTCTAATGAGCTGCAATGCTTTCTCCCTCTAGTGATGTTCCAAACAATACATTCCCCCTCTTGGGATTCCCCTCCAACAAGATTTGTTTTATAGCAAGCACACAATTATATATGCTTAATCTTAGGTGCTTGCGGAGTGCATGTTGTCTATGTGTGGGGCTTTTAAAGCGGGTAATGATCATATCTAACAAAGTTTATTTATAAGGGGCCGGGtgcccagaaaaaaaaaaaaaaaagtctctgATATCACCAAACAGGATCAAATAGGATGAAACACCACATGGTATGGCAATCATGAGATTGgtactcctcttttttttctttttcttttttctgttttttttgagttaaaattttcactctttctctcccttttttatGCTTGTGAGATGTGTCCTTGCCGTTTGCATTTCTCCCTGGCTTTTGCATGCCTTTCTTAGTAGGCAAAATGCTGCTACAAAGCCTTGCAGGAAATGTTGCAATGAGGACCCCATCTAGCACATATGATAAATCCCAAGGTTCTATAATGAAAGCTTAAAAAATATTCCCATGAGTGCCCCATTGGCATGATAAAGCAACCTATTACTCTCCAAATATTTCAAGTTCTATTTCGCTATTCAGTAATTAAATTCTAGCAACAGTAGTAAAAATTGcaacttttcttcttctttttatagTCTTTGCCAATGATTAATGACAGTtccttttttatctttcttacaACTAATTCAGCAGCTGCAGCTAATAACTCATCATGGGAAAAGCTAATCCCAAATAGTTGCCTTAAAACCGGTGTGTTATGTTGTTCctcagaaaagagaaaaagtaaaaaagaactaTAGACTAGCTAGCAGTTGATGGCTATACTATCCATAGACGCTGCGAATTAAACAACCGATTAGCTTCATTAAATGCTTAAGATCGACCATCGATGTATAAAAAGGATGCGTTAATTGCacattttatatatctattctTGCTGCTCTAGCATCATAACAAATAACTGATATACTCTAGCTAATAAACTTAAGCTGATATAATGCAATACATACATACGTGCCACATCGATCTTTTGTCTCGGCAGGAAACAAACAACAAATGGCATGGTTCAGTCGGAGGCATAGTTAACGTGCCAATAGCTAGCGTTTGGTCCTTAGTCTCGCTAAGCTCGAGACTCTCCGAATGGATGCCCATGGTAGAGAAGTGTACAAAACTAGCAGGCGAAGAAGGCGTTCCTGGATATACGCGCTTAATCTCCGGCCTTATGTTCCCCAGCGACGACGGGGACAGGTCATGGCTCAAAGAGAGGTTGATTTTGATGGATAGCCCTTCATACAGTTATGTGTATAAGATGGAGTCGAGCAATGTGGGGCTTGATGGGTCTATGAACACCCTTAGGCTTGTGGATTATGGCGAAGGATCAACACTAGTGGAGTGGGAATTTCAAATTGATCCCATGGAGGGAGCAGATGAAGAAACAGTTGTAGACTATTTGGGCTTCGTTTATAGGTCTTGTATCAATAGAATTGAGAGGGCTATCGAGCAAGCCACCAACAAAGAATAGTTGTGTAAAACATATACACTAGCTCGCACTGATTTTATGTATCATGTTTATAGTATTTAAGTAAAGATAGAATTGTTCAGTTAACCTCttgatcagatttttttttttttttcttttccattacTCCCTCCTTTTCTACCGGAGAAGCATAAATCGGACATGCATTCGacggataaataaaaaagtctgAAACTTTTGATTGTCGCAAGATTGACGGGAATAAACTTGTAAATACCAATACACTTCGACAACGGATTGGTCAGAACTTCTCAACCAACCTTACtagttaagtataattttcCGAAAAACCTCCAATCAAGCCACATAAACTTGACCAGAATGCTGAGACTGTCAGATTAATTGACAGTAAGCGCGTTTTGAAGTCTTTtgattaaagaaagaaaaagggaaggTGGAGTAGAATGATTAAGTATCATCTGTAAAGGTACTAGAGAGATGAGACAACGTATATATGCCAGCTTTCAGAAGCTTAGTTTTCTTAATTGAagtactaattaattattgatcTTCTAGTTTTACTAGACAGGCCATCCTCtaattgttaataattaatCTTCTCTAGTAGGACAAATCTGAAGTGGTCACAGCAAATCCAAATGCCCTTTTGTTCTCTCTTATAAATTTGATCCATTAAAAACTACCACAGGAGTTGaactttttcattaataaaaaaCTGAGAATAtaagaaaagggaagagaacaAAGGAATGGGGATAGAAAAAAGAAGGGTAGGGAAAGGGAAAGTTCACACCCCATCTGAATAAAGCTCCCGAGACAAATTAATACTTTGACTACCCGAATCTGCTCACCAAACAATAAGAAATTAATTGATCACGACAGATCCGAACGGGGGCCCGGTACATGCTGTTGAGCCTGTTTAATTATTCGGATGCATCCCCAGATGCTATCACCCTAATCTCCAAATCCTTTGCGAGGGGACAAGGGAGTTAATTTATTACAAGGGCATCAAACCATAAATTAAAAACAAGTTGGCTAGTAATGTTATTTTTAGAAACCTATTTACCGACGTTGTTTCTAATGCCCAACGCGTTGGAAACTGTCAACGGAATAGGCTGAGTTCTGCAAAGCTGGGCGATATCTATAAATTTTGAGTACTCGATTTGACGTCGCAATTGTTTTTAACCTTTTTATGACTCttcttataattttctttttagaccttttcttttttaatttttaatcctCTTGAGGCTCCTGCTGCTTCACTCTATATAGCTAAATTCATTATCTTAATGAATGAAGAAGGCAACGTtctattttcttctccaaaaaaaaaaaagaaaagaagttggCTAATCGACTATCATAAGAAATTAagcttaatttatatatatatatatatatatatatactagtgtagaggCCCGCGCGATACAGCGGATAAAcaataaaagcaaaattttaaacttttaataaaatttatatttacagcttattGATGTATAGGAAGCTATACCATGTTAAGTACAgtcaatttgcatgactaaattcagctgctaaaaaaataaaattatagttagaagcttatataattttttttaaaatcatcaaaatacagtAAGAGACATACAATTTTATCGTATTATGTGCCTATTGAACATTCCATTGTGAAAGATANaaaaaaaaaaaaaaaaaaaaaaaaaaaaaaaattgtacaatatgaaaatgcataatGAGGATTGCATAACAGTGAACCCTGTTCTTTGTCttaatatatgaattttttttaaaaaaaattattaatgacGACAGTACTTCATGTTGTTGAGATATGATAATAAAAGTCACCTGTTATtgtctatattttttaaaattacatgtAAAATACCAATTTAAGCTTAGATTTCTTGATCATTCCAGGTATGTCGGGTCCTCAAATAGCTGCAGCGACCAGTGGTAAGAAAACCCCTGATCAATCGGCACAAAATTTCGAAACATTTtgcaaaaatttgaaaagaataatatataagaaaaaaaactttaggCCTCTCTTAGCTTCCTCTTATAATTAGTATATACTTAATTACTCTACAGCATCACTTGTGGGCGCGATAATACTTCTCTTGGTAGTTTTCCTCATCACCAAATTTTGCCGAAAGAAGAAACTGCAAAAGAATGACCCGTCAATATTGCCAGTGAAGACTAGCAGTAGTGATGGAACTCCACCAAAGATTTCTTCCAAAAGTGAAGGCTCAGCGACTGAAGCAGAACCAATCGAGAGGTTCCTTGATGAAGTACTTAGAGACAGGCCTGTGAGATTCACACCCCAACAGCTTATAGCTTTTACCGAGAACTATTCAGTAAAGCTTGGCTCAGGTGGCTTTGGTGAAGTCTACAAAGGGCAATTCCCCGGCGGAATGCATATAGCAGTTAAAGTCTTAAAAGCGAGCATGGACAAGAGAGCCGAGGAGCAGTTCGTGGCCGAGGTCGGAACGATCGGTCGAACCTGCCACATTAATCTTGTCAGGCTCTACGGGTTCTGCTTCGACAAAGCACTCAAAGCACTTCTCTACGAGTTCAT from Ananas comosus cultivar F153 linkage group 23, ASM154086v1, whole genome shotgun sequence includes these protein-coding regions:
- the LOC109727799 gene encoding AT-rich interactive domain-containing protein 1-like isoform X3, with the translated sequence MFSVRGSPDSEGSDRVAKSSLAHSGGGAGEEGKIGAKTTISSAVAGTHGAPTLRAPSPSRRRLREDPYTEAEHRTQMAGMYILDDHDSLLRSPHCDHEAEATTPVSLDPVPRPRPLGFPRLLSTSTSPPPPRPWQRRYLGQQGGSRFGRRVLDAAAVDEIHGETTAELTKGRGGEAASPSSSESRKRKRKRDLEEMVRWVRDVAANPCDESKVVKERKRQILVARRAMFVKVEELTDVEEFPNFSGETVLFAPVILSCRKRQKASGWSLEEQHKKPPQADILEWRGPPSEKDISGYKEDPNTLKWVGMRVWPVDGAVIETSVAETGKGRLDMCDCPFPRSMACVRCHIRTARNQLKSELGPAFSSLGFDKMGEEVSNLLTRNEQMRFNALERLNPSSLGKTFWGIVSKHFNSKSLTELVNYFFNVYLPRRMGNQSRLTPSEVESDDDDEEEDDVEEPQDDADMGKSVEASSSGSSRRSQKARRS
- the LOC109727799 gene encoding uncharacterized protein LOC109727799 isoform X1, which codes for MFSVRGSPDSEGSDRVAKSSLAHSGGGAGEEGKIGAKTTISSAVAGTHGAPTLRAPSPSRRRLREDPYTEAEHRTQMAGMYILDDHDSLLRSPHCDHEAEATTPVSLDPVPRPRPLGFPRLLSTSTSPPPPRPWQRRYLGQQGGSRFGRRVLDAAAVDEIHGETTAELTKGRGGEAASPSSSESRKRKRKRDLEEMVRWVRDVAANPCDESKVVKERKRQILVARRAMFVKVEELTDVEEFPNFSGETVLFAPVILSCRKRQKASGWSLEEQHKKPPQVPLRRSQRIPKIVKIASTYLVKKKLGRGEQFQADILEWRGPPSEKDISGYKEDPNTLKWVGMRVWPVDGAVIETSVAETGKGRLDMCDCPFPRSMACVRCHIRTARNQLKSELGPAFSSLGFDKMGEEVSNLLTRNEQMRFNALERLNPSSLGKTFWGIVSKHFNSKSLTELVNYFFNVYLPRRMGNQSRLTPSEVESDDDDEEEDDVEEPQDDADMGKSVEASSSGSSRRSQKARRS
- the LOC109727799 gene encoding AT-rich interactive domain-containing protein 1-like isoform X2 encodes the protein MFSVRGSPDSEGSDRVAKSSLAHSGGGAGEEGKIGAKTTISSAVAGTHGAPTLRAPSPSRRRLREDPYTEAEHRTQMAGMYILDDHDSLLRSPHCDHEAEATTPVSLDPVPRPRPLGFPRLLSTSTSPPPPRPWQRRYLGQQGGSRFGRRVLDAAAVDEIHGETTAELTKGRGGEAASPSSSESRKRKRKRDLEEMVRWVRDVAANPCDESKVVKERKRQILVARRAMFVKVEELTDVEEFPNFSGKRQKASGWSLEEQHKKPPQVPLRRSQRIPKIVKIASTYLVKKKLGRGEQFQADILEWRGPPSEKDISGYKEDPNTLKWVGMRVWPVDGAVIETSVAETGKGRLDMCDCPFPRSMACVRCHIRTARNQLKSELGPAFSSLGFDKMGEEVSNLLTRNEQMRFNALERLNPSSLGKTFWGIVSKHFNSKSLTELVNYFFNVYLPRRMGNQSRLTPSEVESDDDDEEEDDVEEPQDDADMGKSVEASSSGSSRRSQKARRS
- the LOC109728318 gene encoding uncharacterized protein LOC109728318 — its product is MVEKCTKLAGEEGVPGYTRLISGLMFPSDDGDRSWLKERLILMDSPSYSYVYKMESSNVGLDGSMNTLRLVDYGEGSTLVEWEFQIDPMEGADEETVVDYLGFVYRSCINRIERAIEQATNKE